The Stygiolobus azoricus genome window below encodes:
- the agl3 gene encoding UDP-sulfoquinovose synthase — protein MKVLILGIDGYLGWPLALRLARRGHEVIGIDNLSTRKFSQEVGADSAFPLPEPEERVKEAKKHLGVDITFYKGDVTDYPFLKEIVSKHKPDAIVHFAEQRSAPYSMIDMDHSVFTVINNEVGTLRVIQAILEVDPTIHLLKMGTMGEYGTPSFNIPESIYVDAIVNGMKDRIIVPRKGSSIYHITKIHDTDFILYFNEISKELTVTDIMQGPVYGTRTEEIIEETLRTRFDFDEVWGTVVNRFCVEAIIGQPLTVYGKGGQTRGFLSLEDSMQALTLLLEHPPKQGEYRVANQFAEIYSVRQIAQIVKKAGEELGLDVQIGNYPNPRVEAEEHYYNPEIKILPSLGFYPKKRLPEEVKIMIKDLLPYKERLERYRHVIPPKTKWRKK, from the coding sequence ATGAAGGTTCTAATACTAGGAATAGATGGATATCTGGGTTGGCCATTAGCCTTACGATTAGCTAGAAGGGGTCATGAAGTCATAGGTATAGATAATCTTTCCACAAGAAAGTTCTCACAAGAGGTAGGGGCAGATTCCGCTTTTCCGTTACCCGAGCCTGAAGAAAGAGTTAAAGAAGCGAAGAAACATCTTGGTGTCGATATAACGTTTTATAAAGGAGACGTCACGGACTATCCTTTCCTCAAGGAAATAGTTAGTAAACATAAGCCCGACGCTATTGTTCATTTCGCCGAGCAGAGGTCGGCCCCATACTCGATGATAGATATGGATCACTCAGTTTTTACCGTAATTAACAATGAGGTCGGAACCCTTAGGGTTATTCAGGCAATTTTAGAAGTAGACCCTACTATACATCTCCTTAAAATGGGAACAATGGGCGAGTACGGTACGCCTTCATTTAACATACCAGAAAGTATATACGTAGACGCCATAGTTAACGGAATGAAAGATAGAATAATAGTTCCTAGAAAAGGAAGTTCAATATATCACATTACTAAGATACATGATACTGACTTTATCCTTTACTTTAACGAGATCAGTAAAGAACTTACCGTAACAGATATAATGCAGGGACCAGTATACGGTACAAGGACTGAAGAGATAATAGAAGAGACATTAAGGACACGTTTTGACTTCGATGAAGTTTGGGGGACTGTTGTAAACAGATTTTGTGTAGAAGCCATAATAGGACAACCACTAACAGTTTACGGGAAAGGAGGTCAAACCAGAGGTTTTCTGTCTCTTGAAGATAGTATGCAAGCTTTAACACTACTTCTGGAACATCCTCCTAAACAAGGAGAATATAGGGTCGCTAACCAGTTTGCTGAGATTTACTCTGTTAGACAGATTGCTCAGATTGTGAAAAAAGCAGGAGAAGAACTTGGCTTAGATGTTCAGATAGGCAACTATCCTAATCCCAGAGTAGAGGCCGAAGAGCATTACTATAACCCAGAGATCAAAATCCTTCCGTCACTAGGTTTCTATCCTAAGAAAAGGTTGCCTGAAGAAGTTAAAATTATGATAAAAGACTTACTACCTTACAAAGAAAGGTTAGAGAGATATAGACACGTAATTCCTCCTAAAACTAAGTGGAGGAAGAAGTAA
- a CDS encoding BadF/BadG/BcrA/BcrD ATPase family protein yields the protein MIIVGVDAGGTKTKAVAYDEEGNLIGEGNSGSGNYHNVGLSKAIAHIKESIYQSTQGKEPDVVAMGVAGLDSRYDWENFSPLAMNIAKKVIIKHDGVIALFAETLGQPGVVVIAGTGSVVEGYDGKDFYRLGGRGWLLSDDGSAYWVSREALRKIMRMMDGLEDKTPLFNYVTSKIGVRDLDDLVLWAYTSSCHIDIVSSIAEAVDRAAREGDHVAISILKQGAEILAHQAVTLAKKLRVDKVYLKGGMFKSPIYLSVFKNYLSLYNISGDIGTRSPELGAVILAFKELGLNPSKLVSR from the coding sequence ATGATAATAGTAGGAGTCGATGCTGGAGGCACTAAAACTAAGGCTGTAGCTTACGATGAGGAAGGTAATCTAATAGGCGAAGGAAATTCTGGCTCAGGAAATTATCACAACGTAGGTTTATCCAAGGCTATTGCTCATATAAAAGAATCAATCTACCAATCCACCCAGGGTAAAGAGCCAGACGTTGTTGCAATGGGTGTAGCCGGTCTTGACTCTAGGTATGACTGGGAGAACTTTTCACCCTTAGCTATGAACATAGCTAAGAAAGTAATTATAAAGCACGATGGTGTTATAGCATTATTTGCTGAAACCCTAGGACAACCGGGTGTTGTAGTAATTGCAGGGACTGGAAGTGTAGTAGAAGGATATGATGGAAAGGATTTTTACAGACTGGGTGGAAGAGGTTGGTTATTGTCAGATGACGGATCTGCGTATTGGGTATCAAGAGAAGCATTAAGAAAAATAATGCGTATGATGGACGGATTAGAAGACAAAACTCCTCTTTTTAACTACGTGACATCGAAAATCGGGGTAAGAGATCTTGACGATTTGGTTCTTTGGGCATACACGAGTAGCTGTCATATAGACATAGTGTCATCGATTGCGGAGGCAGTAGATAGAGCAGCTAGGGAAGGAGATCATGTAGCGATATCTATTCTAAAACAAGGTGCAGAAATCCTAGCTCATCAGGCAGTGACTCTTGCTAAGAAACTGAGGGTAGACAAGGTTTATCTAAAGGGTGGAATGTTTAAGTCACCAATATATTTATCGGTTTTCAAAAACTATCTTTCTCTATACAATATTTCTGGGGATATAGGAACTAGATCCCCAGAACTAGGCGCTGTAATATTAGCATTTAAAGAACTTGGTTTAAATCCTTCCAAGTTAGTTAGCAGGTAA
- a CDS encoding cytochrome C oxidase assembly protein, with the protein MIPNFVFPTLAYIDSGLAATTIILGGIVEGYGYGLSLGTNWPYTRDIMSVAMKGDPEAIHRISATLVGLISLTLLVLDFNMITLIGFVGIIFTALLGMATLYVLAGKLPSIFQGLHNIAAYTTFVSYLLLATNYPASQFISFLEDAIIPPHFLYFVIFMGGVVTGTRRMRLSIGDVRRPRNKLQWAWVIHGIATLIFFVALIYLQMWIALAFGIAEAIIGILAYKAINKNPEKPGILIGLHQLFSLAVVVALLFT; encoded by the coding sequence ATGATACCCAATTTTGTATTTCCGACATTAGCTTATATAGACTCGGGGCTAGCAGCCACCACAATAATACTAGGCGGAATAGTAGAGGGATATGGTTATGGTTTGTCCTTAGGTACTAATTGGCCTTACACAAGAGATATTATGTCAGTAGCCATGAAAGGAGATCCTGAAGCTATACACAGGATTTCAGCAACATTAGTAGGTTTGATCTCCCTCACATTATTGGTCCTAGATTTTAACATGATAACTCTAATTGGCTTCGTCGGCATTATCTTTACAGCGCTTTTAGGCATGGCAACCTTGTACGTGTTAGCTGGAAAATTACCGTCTATATTTCAAGGACTCCATAACATTGCAGCTTACACGACATTTGTAAGTTACCTCTTATTAGCTACAAATTATCCAGCTTCACAATTCATAAGCTTCCTAGAAGATGCTATAATACCACCTCACTTTCTATACTTCGTCATATTCATGGGAGGAGTGGTTACCGGCACTAGAAGGATGAGATTGAGTATCGGAGATGTCAGAAGACCTAGGAATAAACTTCAGTGGGCTTGGGTTATACACGGTATTGCCACATTAATATTCTTCGTAGCCCTAATTTACCTTCAGATGTGGATAGCTTTAGCATTTGGAATTGCTGAAGCCATTATAGGAATATTGGCCTATAAGGCTATAAATAAGAACCCTGAAAAACCTGGAATTTTAATTGGGCTTCATCAGCTATTTTCATTGGCTGTAGTAGTTGCATTACTTTTCACATGA
- a CDS encoding glycosyltransferase family 39 protein: MLKEFIIKKSELLSEIALAVMIFLYTYFTVITFAPINGYIGDEVWYPSAAYNILKFIFHITPPMYYPYPQESNIQTYINPEHPPLAKYIMAIFIVLMGYKPLAWRLGSWIMGDLMIVVGFLLARKLVGGELGNIAGLVAAMLIILSPNIWLLHGIAMLDIYVSFFILLSIYFLLSDNLLLASITLGLAFASKESAFPLILPFLYYIGEFKRSPIQRAVYGIGIPVTAFTILSIPIMIYFDGISGWIHNSFLYMLGWDATNGHISLTAIDQISTPWDWFLDIHPFYVGYNFYASTNPFIMWAWVVTTPLAFIIRDLKSIILTMSAWTIWLSFCVVYILGNHTLFSFYVTDFAGIINVYVPVSIFKFYKWISTMRSEKVNNFVKQDNSGSPSNVS; the protein is encoded by the coding sequence ATGCTAAAGGAGTTTATTATAAAGAAATCTGAGTTGCTATCAGAAATCGCTTTAGCAGTAATGATCTTTTTGTATACGTATTTTACCGTGATCACCTTTGCCCCGATTAACGGTTATATTGGAGATGAAGTGTGGTATCCTTCTGCTGCTTATAATATCCTGAAGTTTATATTTCACATAACTCCTCCTATGTATTATCCTTATCCTCAGGAGTCTAACATTCAGACTTATATTAACCCTGAACATCCTCCTTTAGCGAAGTATATAATGGCGATTTTCATAGTCTTAATGGGTTATAAACCTCTAGCGTGGAGATTAGGGAGTTGGATAATGGGCGACTTAATGATTGTAGTCGGTTTCTTATTAGCTAGAAAACTTGTAGGAGGGGAGTTAGGAAATATAGCGGGTCTAGTAGCCGCTATGCTAATAATACTATCCCCTAATATATGGCTACTGCATGGTATAGCAATGCTAGACATTTACGTAAGTTTCTTCATATTATTATCTATTTACTTTTTACTCAGTGATAATCTATTACTAGCCTCTATTACTTTAGGTTTAGCATTTGCATCTAAGGAAAGTGCGTTTCCTCTAATCCTTCCCTTTCTCTACTATATTGGAGAATTTAAGAGAAGTCCTATACAGAGGGCCGTATATGGTATAGGAATTCCAGTTACTGCATTTACAATACTATCAATTCCGATAATGATTTATTTCGATGGTATATCGGGGTGGATTCATAATTCCTTTTTATATATGCTAGGCTGGGATGCTACAAATGGGCATATATCTCTTACAGCTATAGACCAGATATCGACTCCTTGGGATTGGTTTTTGGATATACACCCCTTTTACGTTGGCTATAACTTCTACGCGAGTACTAATCCATTTATAATGTGGGCATGGGTAGTTACTACACCCCTCGCGTTCATAATACGAGACCTGAAAAGTATTATACTTACGATGTCTGCATGGACAATATGGCTATCGTTTTGTGTTGTATATATTCTAGGTAATCATACACTGTTTAGTTTTTATGTTACTGACTTTGCTGGAATAATAAATGTTTATGTTCCAGTCTCAATTTTTAAATTCTATAAATGGATCTCTACGATGAGGTCGGAGAAAGTTAATAATTTTGTAAAACAAGACAATTCTGGGAGTCCTTCTAATGTCAGTTAA
- a CDS encoding nucleotidyltransferase family protein: protein MSVKKAVITAAGKGSRMKYITSVLPKALLPLFKAEDGKIVMRPIIDLIIESLHAASVEKFCIVVGKHGKLLMDYLFEREVTFVFQKEPKGFGDAVLKAEDFAGSDPFFVHADDGVLTGGYKEAASLFSEIRPEAVLLLREVKNPKRYGVVTVQDKGIYMNHKLFKVLEAEEKPENPKSNIAISAVYILTPKVFRALKSITVEEGKELELTYGIQGVINDGGEVYGILLKDEKWLNVGDPASYYEALSRTFTSSST, encoded by the coding sequence ATGTCAGTTAAGAAAGCTGTAATTACAGCAGCAGGTAAAGGTAGCAGAATGAAATACATAACCTCGGTTTTACCAAAAGCATTATTACCTTTATTTAAAGCCGAGGACGGAAAAATAGTTATGAGACCTATAATAGACTTAATAATCGAATCTCTTCACGCTGCTAGTGTAGAGAAATTCTGCATAGTAGTTGGTAAACATGGTAAACTACTGATGGATTACTTATTCGAGAGGGAGGTGACTTTTGTATTTCAAAAAGAGCCTAAGGGTTTCGGGGATGCAGTTTTAAAGGCCGAAGATTTTGCTGGTTCTGATCCCTTTTTCGTTCATGCAGATGACGGTGTATTAACTGGAGGGTATAAGGAGGCTGCTTCACTTTTCAGTGAGATTAGACCTGAAGCTGTTCTCTTATTGAGAGAAGTTAAGAATCCTAAGAGATATGGAGTTGTTACTGTGCAAGATAAAGGTATATACATGAATCACAAGTTATTCAAAGTATTAGAAGCAGAAGAAAAGCCAGAAAACCCTAAGTCTAATATAGCTATATCAGCTGTATATATTTTAACTCCTAAAGTGTTCAGGGCGTTAAAGTCTATTACCGTTGAAGAGGGAAAAGAACTGGAATTAACCTACGGAATTCAGGGAGTTATTAATGATGGTGGAGAAGTTTACGGAATACTACTAAAAGATGAGAAGTGGCTTAACGTAGGAGATCCAGCAAGTTATTATGAGGCGTTGAGTAGGACTTTTACTTCTTCCTCCACTTAG
- a CDS encoding class I fructose-bisphosphate aldolase: protein MTGLEIRMRKLFEKNRAFVVALDHGLVMGPLKGLERIAETVRKISDKGPDALQMTPAMVRILKENFFSRSSPMLIARLDTANVWRQKYRKYESGYYSVVYTIRDAIEAGADAVVTYLVVGYGEDQVEGVNVDYLAALRREANDYGLPFIIEPLFVAPDNPDSIKEPELVKYVTRLASEIGADILKVDYTGSKESFREVVSYAFAPILIRGGPKTNSDEEFLKMLKEALDAGAKGITVGRNLWQSDNPDKLARAISYLVHDNKDLGEILKVLK, encoded by the coding sequence ATGACCGGTCTTGAAATTAGGATGAGAAAACTCTTCGAGAAGAACAGAGCATTTGTGGTAGCGTTGGATCACGGTCTTGTTATGGGTCCCCTAAAAGGCTTGGAAAGAATTGCGGAGACCGTGAGAAAAATATCGGATAAAGGACCTGACGCTCTTCAAATGACGCCAGCTATGGTAAGGATCCTTAAGGAGAACTTTTTCTCGAGATCTTCTCCGATGTTGATAGCAAGGCTTGACACTGCTAACGTTTGGAGGCAAAAATACAGAAAATATGAAAGTGGTTACTATTCAGTTGTTTATACTATTAGGGACGCTATAGAGGCGGGAGCAGATGCTGTAGTGACTTACTTAGTTGTAGGATACGGTGAAGATCAAGTTGAGGGTGTAAATGTCGATTATTTGGCAGCTCTGAGAAGAGAGGCTAATGACTACGGGTTACCATTTATAATTGAGCCTTTATTTGTTGCACCGGATAACCCTGACTCTATAAAAGAGCCTGAGTTGGTAAAATATGTAACGAGGCTAGCATCAGAGATAGGTGCCGATATACTAAAAGTGGACTATACGGGGAGCAAGGAATCTTTTAGGGAGGTAGTGAGTTATGCTTTTGCGCCAATCCTTATAAGGGGAGGTCCAAAAACTAATTCTGATGAGGAATTCTTGAAAATGTTGAAGGAAGCATTAGATGCGGGGGCTAAAGGAATTACTGTAGGAAGGAACTTATGGCAATCCGATAATCCTGATAAACTAGCTCGAGCAATTTCCTACCTAGTTCACGATAACAAAGATCTTGGAGAAATCTTAAAAGTATTAAAATAG
- a CDS encoding CBS domain-containing protein, giving the protein MAEEIVKEYMKSSVVTVNKNTILYEIAKIMTEKNIGSVIVVENGKPVGIITERDIVRAIGKGKKLDTKAEEIMTVSLITIKEDSPVTGALALMRQFNIRHLPVVNDKGELTGIISIRDIARAVDDMFENLE; this is encoded by the coding sequence ATGGCAGAGGAAATTGTAAAAGAGTATATGAAAAGTTCAGTTGTCACAGTAAATAAGAACACTATCCTTTATGAAATAGCAAAGATAATGACTGAAAAGAATATAGGATCTGTTATCGTGGTCGAAAACGGTAAACCGGTAGGCATTATTACTGAACGTGATATTGTAAGGGCAATAGGTAAAGGAAAAAAGCTAGACACAAAAGCTGAGGAGATCATGACCGTTTCCCTGATAACAATTAAGGAAGATTCACCAGTTACGGGAGCATTAGCTTTAATGAGACAGTTTAACATAAGACATTTACCGGTAGTAAATGACAAGGGTGAGCTTACCGGTATAATTTCCATACGTGATATAGCTAGAGCTGTAGATGATATGTTTGAAAATCTTGAATAA
- a CDS encoding gamma-glutamyltransferase family protein, with translation MVSTQNYIATYVGVKILEQGGNAFDAAIGISAVLSVVMPHTSGLGGDGFLLAKTPEGIIAYNASGWSPKRLNVEKIPSVRDPSTVVIPGLVDLWDFVYRQYMTMDLSEVLRPAISLAANGFYVGRELAKVISKSNNMPRSWSEIFEGKRMGDILKLRELSEVLKIISKDPKDFYESKLTEEIVNGLNSQGVNVELSDFADFKGEVVKPLKSSYRGYTLYELPPNSQGITTLESLKMAEIQETWKLRFDDTKRVKELVNIFILAYEDRNKFVTDPRFYYPEEDLLSEERLKRRLSSYSASEMKMNTKDTTFFVVSDGENEVGFIQSLFFPFGSGITVKNIVFNNRGYGFTEGHNKPEPRKRPLHTLSILMAEKDDESLIIGCAGGDLRPQIHTQVLQYYVDYGLEIDDAVYYPRFVFLGDRIFHEKRMNLPFQELDFFTNEVGVVQALKRKKDIYIGVADPRSEGVALPAN, from the coding sequence ATTGTTTCAACTCAAAATTATATAGCAACATATGTAGGGGTTAAGATTCTAGAGCAAGGTGGTAACGCATTTGATGCAGCTATCGGCATAAGTGCTGTGTTATCGGTCGTTATGCCCCATACCAGCGGATTAGGAGGTGACGGTTTCCTCTTAGCAAAAACTCCTGAAGGGATAATAGCTTATAATGCGTCAGGTTGGTCTCCTAAAAGACTTAACGTTGAAAAGATACCCTCAGTTAGGGATCCTTCTACGGTAGTAATACCAGGGTTAGTTGACCTATGGGATTTCGTATACAGACAATATATGACGATGGACTTATCAGAGGTCTTACGACCCGCGATATCTTTAGCTGCTAATGGGTTTTACGTGGGAAGAGAGTTAGCTAAAGTTATATCAAAATCAAATAATATGCCCAGAAGTTGGAGTGAAATTTTTGAAGGAAAAAGAATGGGAGATATTTTGAAACTCAGAGAACTTAGTGAAGTGTTAAAGATAATATCAAAAGACCCAAAAGATTTCTACGAGAGTAAACTCACAGAAGAGATAGTGAATGGCTTAAACTCTCAGGGTGTAAATGTAGAATTATCCGACTTCGCTGACTTTAAAGGGGAGGTGGTAAAGCCCTTAAAGTCCTCATATAGAGGTTACACTCTTTACGAATTACCTCCTAATAGCCAAGGGATTACTACACTTGAGTCATTAAAAATGGCTGAAATTCAAGAAACTTGGAAGTTAAGATTTGACGACACTAAAAGAGTTAAAGAACTCGTTAATATCTTCATATTAGCTTATGAAGATAGAAACAAGTTCGTTACGGATCCGAGGTTCTACTATCCTGAAGAAGACTTATTATCTGAAGAAAGGTTGAAAAGAAGACTTTCCAGTTACTCGGCATCTGAAATGAAAATGAACACAAAAGACACCACTTTCTTTGTAGTTTCGGATGGCGAAAATGAAGTTGGGTTCATACAGAGCTTGTTCTTTCCATTTGGCTCTGGAATAACAGTCAAAAATATCGTGTTCAACAACAGAGGTTACGGATTCACTGAAGGGCATAACAAACCTGAGCCTAGAAAGAGGCCCCTTCACACGCTCTCGATACTTATGGCTGAAAAAGACGATGAAAGTTTGATAATAGGTTGTGCTGGGGGTGACTTAAGACCACAAATCCACACTCAGGTATTGCAATATTATGTAGACTACGGATTGGAAATTGATGATGCTGTATATTATCCGCGGTTCGTATTCTTAGGAGACAGAATATTTCATGAAAAAAGAATGAATTTACCATTTCAAGAGCTTGACTTCTTTACTAACGAAGTAGGGGTAGTGCAAGCTCTGAAGAGAAAAAAGGACATATACATAGGTGTAGCTGACCCCAGAAGCGAGGGAGTAGCCTTACCTGCTAACTAA
- a CDS encoding tRNA(Met) cytidine acetyltransferase TmcA, with protein MEKEQFFQLLKESIEDSRERYYRNLVYIEDPEKYLDLVKEVLSLYLSINPEAQVAYAFHPWVKGAKDRMKEMRSLCKNFVDIDYSASERYLGATFDVVILDLVDNFEPNYIGRLVDLVRGGGIIILYTNSLTEGKLFRNSLIKNGKVRDVYEKRFKRKLEEHEGIFTIVNSVYNAKPFKGKIGDKPRPLIPPNPIMPEVLHNLCLSPDQNKVLESFINLRGSNRRVLVITASRGRGKSAVTGLGLAGYLYRIAERERGKKLKIVITAPSITSTSQAMEFLKKGLEVLGIKHREKRSNLGFLNSIEGEFFRVFFEAPEAILETEGDILVVDEAAAVGIGIIDSALKIWRKVVLVTTVHGYEGSGKAFLRYLNRVLKQRKSTVYWQEMRRPLRYSEGDPIEKWLYDTLLLDAEPKEPEKEKLTILQFETLNQEELFADDEKLRQVYGILVTAHYRNNPNDLMIMGDGVHHRLVSLNTSDGIPIGVVQIAEEGGLTEEMIESALKGVTFDGDLIPDRLIKHARLKEFGRMKGWRIVRIAVMQELQGKGFGSEVLKMVIESGQSHGLDWIGSAFMGDVKVINFWIKNGFRIVHVSPKRNEKLGDFPVVVIYPLTEVAEKAVEIASYILKDKLLNTIHDVYFGMDPEVARLVIYGTRAHKDVEINRIYIDKAVAFIQGVSPYESSADGIHMLTLKYFWDVRRDWSLTPEEEMLLIAKVLQGRPWRFTSASLRSNRTHVNEMLYEIVAQLLYKYYGITADVKTGVELKDIS; from the coding sequence GTGGAAAAAGAGCAATTCTTTCAACTCCTTAAGGAGTCTATAGAGGACAGTAGGGAAAGATATTACAGAAATCTTGTTTATATTGAAGACCCAGAGAAATACCTCGATTTGGTTAAAGAAGTTCTCTCGCTTTACTTGTCTATAAATCCTGAAGCTCAAGTTGCTTATGCATTTCATCCTTGGGTTAAGGGAGCTAAAGACAGAATGAAAGAAATGAGATCGCTATGTAAAAATTTTGTAGATATTGATTACTCAGCCTCAGAGAGGTATTTGGGAGCTACATTTGACGTTGTGATTCTAGATCTAGTGGACAACTTCGAACCAAATTATATAGGAAGGTTGGTGGATTTAGTTAGAGGAGGAGGTATAATAATTCTATATACTAACTCCTTAACAGAAGGAAAACTTTTCAGAAATTCACTTATTAAGAACGGAAAGGTCAGGGATGTATACGAGAAGAGATTCAAGAGAAAATTGGAGGAGCATGAAGGTATATTTACGATCGTTAACTCGGTTTATAATGCGAAACCGTTTAAGGGTAAAATCGGAGATAAGCCTAGACCACTCATACCGCCTAATCCAATAATGCCCGAGGTTCTTCATAACTTGTGCTTGAGCCCTGATCAAAATAAGGTCTTAGAATCGTTTATAAACCTTAGAGGATCCAACAGAAGAGTCTTAGTAATTACAGCATCCAGAGGGAGGGGAAAAAGTGCAGTAACAGGTTTAGGTTTAGCTGGTTATCTTTATAGAATCGCAGAGAGAGAAAGAGGAAAAAAGCTTAAAATAGTTATAACTGCTCCCTCGATTACAAGTACTTCTCAGGCAATGGAATTTTTAAAGAAAGGTTTGGAAGTATTAGGTATAAAGCATAGAGAGAAAAGGTCTAACTTGGGTTTTCTTAACTCGATAGAGGGAGAATTTTTTAGAGTTTTCTTTGAAGCACCTGAGGCGATACTTGAGACAGAAGGAGATATATTAGTAGTAGATGAAGCTGCTGCGGTTGGCATAGGGATTATAGATTCAGCACTTAAGATTTGGAGGAAAGTGGTTTTAGTCACTACTGTTCACGGGTATGAAGGATCTGGAAAGGCATTCCTTAGATATTTAAACAGAGTCCTAAAGCAAAGGAAGTCTACCGTTTACTGGCAGGAGATGAGAAGACCGCTAAGATACAGTGAAGGAGATCCCATAGAGAAGTGGTTATACGATACTCTCTTGTTGGATGCTGAGCCTAAGGAACCGGAAAAAGAAAAGCTTACTATACTTCAGTTCGAAACGTTAAACCAAGAAGAGTTATTTGCTGATGATGAGAAGTTAAGACAAGTATACGGTATTCTAGTTACTGCTCATTATAGAAATAATCCTAACGATCTGATGATAATGGGAGACGGAGTGCACCATAGATTAGTGTCGTTGAATACTTCCGACGGAATACCCATAGGAGTAGTCCAAATTGCTGAGGAAGGAGGGCTCACAGAGGAAATGATAGAGTCAGCCCTAAAGGGGGTTACGTTCGATGGTGACCTCATCCCTGATAGGCTCATTAAACACGCTAGGTTGAAGGAATTCGGAAGGATGAAAGGTTGGAGAATAGTTAGAATAGCTGTAATGCAGGAACTTCAGGGTAAAGGTTTCGGTAGTGAAGTGTTAAAGATGGTAATAGAAAGCGGGCAATCTCATGGATTGGACTGGATAGGCTCAGCTTTCATGGGTGATGTAAAAGTAATAAATTTCTGGATCAAGAATGGGTTTAGAATAGTGCATGTATCGCCTAAGAGAAATGAAAAACTTGGCGATTTTCCTGTAGTTGTTATTTATCCTTTAACCGAAGTAGCTGAGAAAGCAGTTGAAATTGCGTCCTACATTTTGAAGGATAAATTGCTCAATACTATCCATGACGTATATTTCGGAATGGATCCTGAAGTTGCTAGACTAGTAATCTATGGGACAAGAGCTCATAAAGACGTAGAGATAAATAGGATCTACATAGACAAAGCCGTGGCTTTCATACAAGGGGTTAGCCCTTATGAGTCTTCTGCCGACGGAATTCACATGTTAACTCTCAAGTATTTTTGGGACGTCAGAAGGGATTGGAGCTTAACTCCGGAAGAAGAAATGTTGTTAATTGCCAAAGTCCTACAAGGGAGACCATGGCGGTTTACATCAGCGTCTCTAAGGTCTAACAGAACACATGTTAATGAAATGTTATATGAAATAGTAGCTCAACTTCTTTATAAGTACTACGGGATAACAGCTGATGTTAAAACCGGGGTGGAACTTAAAGATATAAGTTAA
- a CDS encoding MazG nucleotide pyrophosphohydrolase domain-containing protein — protein sequence MEIKYVQEKMKEMFFEKDKMRGTYATFTWLVEEVGELAEALLSGNRDAIEEEIADVIAWTVSVANLLGVDVEEALRKKYNI from the coding sequence TTGGAAATTAAGTATGTCCAAGAAAAAATGAAGGAAATGTTCTTTGAGAAAGACAAGATGAGAGGGACTTATGCCACTTTTACATGGTTAGTTGAAGAGGTAGGAGAGTTGGCTGAGGCATTATTGAGCGGAAATAGGGATGCAATAGAGGAGGAAATTGCTGACGTTATTGCTTGGACAGTTTCTGTAGCAAATCTTCTAGGTGTAGATGTAGAAGAAGCTTTAAGGAAGAAATATAACATTTAA